A stretch of the Mesorhizobium sp. Pch-S genome encodes the following:
- a CDS encoding MATE family efflux transporter → MDQASSAVASRPFSVTNRSVLAIAVPMTLAYLTTPLLGLVDTAVVGQFGDAALLGGLAAGALAFDVVFTTFNFLRSGTTGLVAQAFGRGDAAEEQAVFWRAVLIAIVAGVILAALAPMVSLLGQKFMGAEARVSEAMDTYVRIRLLAAPFSLVNYAILGYVLGRGEGNLGLFLQIVLNGINIALCIVLGLELNWGVSGVAWATVIGEFCAMLLGLAIVLRRFARSGRLPVSRILDWTAYRHMMSLNRDIMIRSFSLLAAFALFTRQGAQFGTVTLAANAVLMNFFLIAGYFLDGFATAAEQLAGRAIGARAESSFRRAVRLTLWWGYGLAGTATLVLLFGGAALVGVVTTSDAVRDVADIYLPWAAFTAISGVLAFQMDGVFIGATWSRDMRNMMLLSFVVFLAALLTLAPAFGNHGLWASLHVFLLVRGFSLFAIMRRRVREAF, encoded by the coding sequence CTGGATCAGGCGTCGTCAGCGGTCGCGAGCCGGCCGTTTTCGGTCACCAACCGTTCGGTGCTTGCCATCGCGGTGCCGATGACTCTTGCCTATCTCACCACGCCGTTGCTCGGCCTGGTCGATACGGCGGTCGTCGGCCAGTTCGGCGATGCCGCGCTGCTCGGCGGGCTTGCGGCCGGCGCGCTGGCGTTCGACGTCGTCTTCACGACGTTCAATTTCCTGCGTTCCGGAACCACCGGGCTGGTCGCTCAGGCCTTCGGCCGCGGCGACGCTGCCGAAGAACAGGCCGTTTTCTGGCGCGCGGTGCTGATCGCCATCGTCGCCGGCGTCATCCTGGCGGCGCTCGCGCCGATGGTATCACTGCTCGGCCAGAAGTTCATGGGCGCCGAGGCGCGTGTCAGCGAGGCGATGGACACCTATGTCCGCATCCGCCTGCTGGCGGCCCCCTTTTCGCTCGTCAACTACGCCATCCTCGGCTACGTGCTCGGGCGGGGCGAGGGCAATCTCGGCCTGTTTCTGCAGATCGTGCTCAACGGCATCAACATCGCCTTGTGCATCGTGCTCGGGCTCGAACTCAACTGGGGCGTATCGGGCGTCGCCTGGGCAACGGTGATCGGCGAGTTTTGCGCCATGCTGCTCGGACTGGCGATCGTGCTGAGGCGCTTCGCGCGCAGCGGGCGGCTGCCGGTCAGCCGCATCCTCGACTGGACGGCCTACAGGCACATGATGTCGCTTAACCGCGATATCATGATCCGCTCGTTCTCGCTGCTTGCCGCCTTTGCCTTGTTCACCCGCCAGGGTGCCCAGTTCGGCACGGTGACGCTGGCCGCCAATGCCGTGCTGATGAACTTCTTCCTGATCGCCGGCTATTTCCTGGACGGCTTCGCCACCGCGGCTGAACAACTCGCCGGCCGCGCCATCGGTGCCCGTGCCGAAAGCTCGTTCCGTCGCGCGGTTCGGCTCACATTGTGGTGGGGCTACGGGCTGGCCGGCACGGCGACCCTGGTGCTGCTGTTCGGCGGCGCCGCACTCGTCGGCGTCGTCACCACCTCGGATGCTGTGCGCGACGTTGCCGACATCTATCTGCCCTGGGCCGCCTTCACGGCGATCAGCGGCGTGCTCGCCTTCCAGATGGACGGCGTCTTCATCGGCGCCACCTGGTCACGCGACATGCGCAACATGATGTTATTGTCGTTCGTCGTCTTCCTGGCCGCATTGCTGACGCTGGCGCCGGCCTTCGGCAATCACGGCCTATGGGCTTCGCTGCACGTCTTCCTGCTGGTGCGCGGCTTCAGCCTGTTCGCCATCATGCGGCGGCGGGTGCGGGAAGCGTTCTAG
- a CDS encoding quinone-dependent dihydroorotate dehydrogenase, whose protein sequence is MSLIDRIGQQVLFSFDPETAHGLSITALRCGMPVAARAPRDSRLEVSLCGLDFPNPLGMAAGYDKNAEVPDALLGLGFGFAEVGTVTPLPQAGNPKPRIFRLTRDEAVINRLGFNNEGHDAAEKRLLARKGRSGIVGVNIGANKDSSDRSGDYEKGVARFAPLASYLTVNISSPNTPGLRNMQAREQLGELLSRVMAARAKATKQPPVFLKIAPDLVEVELEDIAAEVTEKAVDGVIVSNTTISRPSLKSAAHAGETGGLSGKPLFERSTAVLARMRRLLGPDRAIIGVGGVDSTETALEKIRAGADLVQLYTGMIYAGPSLPGRIVSGMLRAVEKDGLKSIRDLRDSRLDEWLKKGLGE, encoded by the coding sequence ATGAGCCTGATCGACCGCATCGGCCAGCAGGTCCTGTTCAGCTTCGATCCCGAGACGGCGCACGGATTGTCGATCACCGCCCTGCGTTGCGGCATGCCGGTGGCTGCGCGCGCTCCACGTGATTCCCGTCTCGAGGTCAGCCTGTGCGGCCTCGATTTCCCGAACCCGCTCGGCATGGCGGCGGGCTACGACAAGAATGCCGAGGTACCGGACGCGCTGCTTGGCCTAGGCTTCGGCTTTGCCGAGGTCGGCACGGTGACGCCGCTGCCGCAGGCAGGCAATCCGAAACCCCGCATCTTCCGCCTCACCCGCGACGAGGCGGTGATCAACCGGCTGGGCTTCAACAATGAAGGCCATGACGCCGCCGAGAAACGCCTGCTGGCGCGCAAGGGCCGGAGCGGCATCGTCGGCGTCAACATCGGCGCCAACAAGGATAGCAGCGACCGTAGCGGCGACTATGAAAAAGGTGTCGCGCGTTTCGCGCCGCTGGCTTCCTACCTCACCGTCAACATCTCCTCGCCCAACACGCCTGGCCTGCGCAACATGCAGGCGCGTGAGCAACTGGGAGAATTGCTGTCGCGCGTCATGGCGGCGCGCGCCAAAGCTACGAAACAGCCACCGGTGTTCCTGAAGATCGCACCCGACCTGGTCGAGGTGGAGCTCGAGGACATCGCCGCCGAGGTCACTGAAAAGGCGGTCGACGGCGTCATCGTCTCCAACACCACGATTTCACGTCCATCACTGAAAAGTGCTGCCCATGCCGGCGAGACCGGTGGGCTTTCCGGCAAGCCGCTGTTCGAACGCTCGACGGCGGTGCTGGCGCGGATGCGCAGGCTGCTCGGCCCGGACCGCGCTATCATCGGCGTCGGCGGTGTCGATTCCACGGAAACCGCGCTGGAAAAGATCCGCGCCGGCGCCGACCTCGTCCAGCTCTACACCGGCATGATCTATGCTGGCCCGTCACTGCCGGGACGCATCGTCAGCGGCATGCTGCGCGCCGTGGAAAAGGATGGGCTGAAATCCATTCGCGATCTGCGCGACAGCCGGTTGGATGAGTGGCTGAAGAAGGGATTGGGGGAATAG
- a CDS encoding DUF952 domain-containing protein: MSRFVYKIAPQSLWQEAEALGRFTGAPVDLADGYIHFSTGTQVKETAARYFAGLDDLVLVALDEAKLGSALKYEVSRGGELFPHLYAEFTLDAVAWVKPLPLGADGSHVFPPLEAE; the protein is encoded by the coding sequence ATGTCACGATTTGTCTACAAGATCGCGCCGCAGTCGCTGTGGCAGGAAGCCGAAGCCCTCGGCCGTTTCACCGGAGCTCCCGTCGACCTTGCCGACGGCTATATTCATTTCTCGACCGGCACCCAGGTCAAGGAAACCGCGGCCCGCTATTTTGCCGGCCTGGACGACCTCGTGCTGGTGGCGCTCGACGAGGCGAAGCTAGGATCGGCGCTGAAATACGAAGTTTCGCGCGGCGGCGAGTTGTTCCCGCATCTCTATGCCGAATTCACGCTCGATGCGGTTGCCTGGGTCAAGCCGCTGCCGCTCGGTGCTGACGGCAGCCATGTCTTCCCGCCGTTGGAGGCCGAATGA
- a CDS encoding GNAT family N-acetyltransferase, giving the protein MILDGMVETPRLTIRPFVPSDAASLVSVFSDPDVARYVGDGEALSREDAELWVTRSGENLKRHGYGTGAVIARSSGQLIGWAGYARPQDGPEQIIYGLTAANWGRGFGDEIVQALVGFADERGVATVLATVDQANTKSIRLLEKHGFRLRERHHGGDAEVHLYERTRSG; this is encoded by the coding sequence ATGATCCTGGACGGAATGGTTGAAACCCCGCGGTTGACGATCCGCCCCTTCGTCCCCTCGGACGCGGCCTCCCTGGTTTCTGTCTTCTCCGATCCGGATGTTGCCCGCTATGTCGGCGACGGCGAAGCGCTGTCGCGCGAGGATGCGGAACTCTGGGTGACCAGGTCCGGCGAAAACCTGAAGCGCCATGGCTACGGAACGGGTGCGGTGATCGCCCGTTCGAGCGGACAGCTGATCGGCTGGGCCGGATACGCGCGTCCGCAAGACGGCCCCGAGCAGATCATCTACGGGCTGACTGCCGCGAACTGGGGACGTGGATTCGGCGATGAAATCGTCCAGGCGCTGGTCGGCTTTGCCGATGAACGCGGCGTCGCGACCGTCCTGGCAACGGTCGACCAAGCCAACACGAAATCCATCCGGCTGCTGGAGAAACACGGCTTCCGCCTCCGCGAGCGCCACCACGGTGGCGACGCGGAGGTGCATCTCTATGAACGGACCCGGTCCGGATGA
- a CDS encoding response regulator transcription factor codes for MPSGYSFVIADDHPLFRGALKAALAGVGDVGAIHEAGDFESVKALVTANEDIDLLLLDLSMPGASGLSGLVALRGIHPSVPMVVVSAHDDPVTIRRALELGASGFISKSASMEEIREAVKAVLAGDISAPAGIDLGVERDPEISDLIKRLQTLTPQQTRVLGMLGAGLLNKQIAYELGVSEATIKAHVSAILQKLDVDSRTQAVIQLSKIGTDPLQGGG; via the coding sequence TTGCCGTCAGGCTACAGCTTCGTCATCGCTGACGATCACCCACTGTTTCGCGGTGCCCTCAAGGCAGCGCTTGCCGGCGTTGGCGACGTCGGCGCCATTCACGAGGCGGGTGACTTCGAAAGCGTCAAGGCGCTGGTCACCGCCAATGAGGATATCGATCTCCTGCTGCTCGACCTGTCGATGCCGGGTGCCAGCGGTCTTTCGGGGCTGGTGGCGTTGCGCGGCATCCATCCGTCGGTGCCGATGGTCGTGGTCTCCGCGCATGACGACCCGGTCACAATCCGCCGTGCATTGGAGCTTGGCGCTTCCGGTTTCATCTCCAAGTCGGCAAGCATGGAGGAAATCCGCGAAGCGGTGAAAGCCGTGCTTGCCGGTGATATCTCTGCACCTGCCGGCATTGATCTCGGCGTCGAACGCGATCCGGAAATCTCAGATCTCATCAAGCGCCTGCAGACGCTGACCCCGCAGCAGACGCGGGTGCTCGGCATGCTGGGCGCGGGTCTTCTCAACAAGCAGATCGCCTATGAGCTCGGTGTCTCCGAAGCCACGATCAAGGCCCATGTCTCGGCGATCCTGCAGAAGCTCGATGTCGACAGCCGCACGCAGGCCGTGATCCAGTTGTCAAAGATCGGCACCGACCCGCTGCAGGGCGGCGGCTGA
- a CDS encoding PAS domain-containing hybrid sensor histidine kinase/response regulator, producing MQGWFIVIIALAYVTLLFAVASIGDRRAAVSGPGRPRPLIFALSLAIYCTSWTFFGSVGLSSERGWEFLGIYIGPVLLFMFGYPLLSRIVRLAKAEKITSVADFLGARYGKSFTVAAIATLIATIGAVPYIALQLKAISGSVSLMVEHYSGSPPSFDPFVSDISLIVAMLLAVFAVLFGTRHADATEHQDGLVLAVAVESVVKLAAFVAIGLLVTFLVFGGPGDMLDRLGANAQVQQAMSYRTSLATWLVLTGLSAFAIVMLPRQFYVMIVENRSLRELRTATWVFPLYLIAINLFVLPIALAGLTVVGDRTSSDLYVLSLPLLGGHDGLAMAAFIGGLSAATAMVIVESVALAIMISNDLVIPLFVRRVLKNSASENEDWSTLILNVRRGSIFIVLFIAFLYYRASTDSARLSSIGLMSFAAIAQFAPALIGGLIWRRANGRGAALGMVAGIAIWAYTLLFPSLAAPDNFIVVNGLLGIEALRPQALFGTVAEPLNHGVMWSLSINALFFLLGSLSRVSVPLERIQAAIFVPRDASPMPSLRRFRTATTVNDLKDTIGRYLGVERTERSFQSFERDNSISLHGNEQASMEVIRFSEQLLASAVGSSSARLVLSLLFRRNDRESRDAFRLLDDATEALQHNRDLLQIALDQMEQGITVFDPDFRLICWNRQYRALFDLPDDMGQVGVSLDQILRHLADRGDIPQETRLTVLDRLAGFAGPWQLELKNSGRILELRSNPMPDGGLVATYADISARVESDLALKRANESLEQRVKSRTAELTRVNEELAQAQMLAEEANLGKTRFLAAAGHDILQPLNAARLYCASLIEKAGKGVAGQAAMNIESSLESVETILGAVLDISRLDAGAMKPEETTFRLDGLLRQIGTDFKPLAAEKQLKLTIVPSSLSVTTDRNLLRRLIQNLVSNAIKYTRKGQILVGVRRRGDLAEVQVIDTGIGIAGDKLNTVFREFTRLDEGAREAQGLGLGLSIVDRIARVLRLEIRLFSNQGKGTRFSIVLPVAEAAAAAPEIKPRTISRTGSTLAGLTVACIDNDARILEGMRLLIEGWGCAVTTFSGSTDFQARAESAPQPDLILADYHLDGETGLEVIVRLRRHYRDAIPAVLVTADRTSEVRTAAAELDVPVINKPVKPAALRTMMARVKPLAPAAE from the coding sequence GTGCAGGGCTGGTTCATCGTCATCATAGCGCTCGCCTATGTGACGTTGCTGTTCGCGGTTGCCAGCATTGGCGACCGGCGCGCCGCCGTGAGCGGCCCCGGCCGGCCACGGCCGCTGATCTTTGCGCTGAGCCTCGCCATCTACTGCACGTCGTGGACCTTCTTCGGCTCGGTCGGGCTGTCGTCCGAACGCGGCTGGGAGTTCCTCGGCATCTATATCGGCCCGGTGCTCCTGTTCATGTTCGGCTACCCGCTGCTGTCACGCATCGTGCGGCTGGCCAAGGCCGAGAAGATCACCTCGGTGGCCGACTTCCTCGGCGCTCGCTACGGCAAGAGCTTCACCGTGGCGGCGATCGCCACGCTGATCGCCACCATCGGCGCCGTGCCCTACATCGCGCTGCAGCTCAAGGCGATCTCCGGCTCGGTCAGCCTGATGGTCGAGCATTATTCCGGCTCACCGCCCTCCTTTGATCCCTTCGTGTCCGACATCTCGCTCATCGTGGCGATGCTGCTGGCGGTGTTCGCGGTGCTGTTCGGCACGCGCCATGCCGACGCCACCGAACACCAGGACGGGCTGGTGCTTGCGGTCGCGGTGGAATCGGTGGTGAAGCTCGCGGCCTTCGTGGCCATCGGGTTGCTCGTCACCTTCCTGGTGTTCGGCGGCCCGGGCGACATGCTCGACAGGCTCGGCGCCAATGCCCAGGTGCAGCAGGCAATGAGCTACCGCACCTCGCTTGCCACCTGGCTGGTGCTGACGGGGCTGAGCGCCTTCGCCATCGTGATGCTGCCGCGGCAGTTCTACGTGATGATCGTGGAGAACCGCAGCCTGCGTGAACTGCGCACCGCAACCTGGGTATTCCCGCTCTACCTCATCGCCATCAACCTGTTCGTGCTGCCGATCGCTCTTGCCGGATTGACCGTCGTCGGCGACCGCACCTCGAGCGATCTCTATGTCCTGTCGCTGCCGCTGCTCGGCGGCCATGATGGCCTGGCGATGGCCGCCTTCATCGGCGGTCTTTCCGCGGCCACGGCAATGGTCATCGTGGAGAGCGTCGCGCTCGCCATCATGATCTCCAACGATCTCGTCATCCCGCTGTTCGTGCGCCGTGTGCTGAAGAACAGCGCATCGGAAAACGAGGACTGGTCAACGCTGATCCTCAATGTGCGGCGCGGCTCGATCTTCATCGTGCTGTTCATCGCCTTCCTCTACTACCGCGCCTCGACCGACAGCGCCCGCCTCTCCTCGATCGGCCTGATGTCGTTCGCGGCGATCGCGCAGTTCGCGCCGGCGCTGATCGGCGGGCTGATCTGGCGTCGCGCCAATGGGCGTGGCGCAGCGCTCGGCATGGTGGCAGGCATCGCGATCTGGGCTTACACGCTGCTGTTTCCCTCGCTCGCCGCCCCCGACAATTTCATCGTCGTCAACGGCCTGCTCGGTATCGAGGCGCTCCGTCCGCAGGCGCTGTTCGGCACGGTTGCCGAACCGCTCAACCACGGCGTCATGTGGAGCCTGTCGATCAACGCACTGTTCTTCCTGCTGGGCTCGCTGTCGCGGGTCTCGGTGCCGCTGGAGCGCATCCAGGCGGCGATTTTCGTACCACGCGACGCCAGCCCGATGCCCAGCCTGCGCCGCTTCCGAACCGCCACGACAGTAAACGACCTCAAGGACACGATCGGCCGCTATCTCGGCGTCGAACGCACCGAGCGGTCGTTCCAGAGTTTCGAACGCGACAACAGCATCTCGCTGCACGGCAACGAGCAGGCCAGCATGGAGGTCATCCGCTTTTCCGAGCAGTTGCTGGCGAGCGCCGTCGGCTCGTCCTCGGCACGGCTGGTGCTGTCGCTTCTGTTCCGTCGCAACGACCGCGAATCCAGGGATGCTTTCCGACTGCTCGATGACGCCACCGAGGCGCTGCAGCACAACAGAGACCTGCTGCAGATCGCGCTCGACCAGATGGAGCAAGGCATCACCGTGTTCGACCCGGATTTCCGGTTGATCTGCTGGAACCGGCAATACCGCGCTCTGTTCGATCTGCCCGACGATATGGGCCAGGTCGGCGTGTCGCTCGACCAGATTCTGCGCCATCTAGCCGATCGCGGTGACATCCCGCAGGAGACGCGGCTGACCGTACTCGATCGGCTGGCCGGTTTCGCCGGCCCGTGGCAACTGGAGCTGAAGAACAGCGGCCGCATCCTGGAACTCCGCTCCAATCCGATGCCGGATGGCGGACTTGTTGCCACCTATGCCGACATCTCGGCACGCGTGGAATCCGACCTTGCGCTGAAGCGCGCCAATGAATCGCTGGAACAGCGTGTCAAAAGCCGCACCGCCGAGCTCACCCGCGTCAACGAGGAACTGGCGCAGGCGCAGATGCTCGCCGAGGAAGCCAATCTCGGCAAGACACGCTTCCTGGCCGCCGCCGGCCACGACATCCTGCAGCCGCTCAACGCCGCCCGGCTCTATTGCGCCTCGCTGATCGAAAAGGCCGGCAAGGGTGTCGCGGGGCAAGCGGCGATGAATATCGAATCCTCGCTGGAATCGGTCGAAACCATCCTCGGTGCCGTGCTCGACATCTCGCGGCTCGATGCCGGCGCGATGAAGCCGGAAGAGACGACGTTTCGCCTCGATGGCCTGCTTCGCCAGATCGGCACCGACTTCAAGCCGCTCGCAGCCGAAAAGCAGCTGAAGCTGACCATCGTGCCGTCGTCGCTGTCGGTGACCACCGACCGCAACCTGCTGCGCCGGCTGATCCAGAACCTGGTCTCCAACGCCATCAAATACACCCGCAAGGGCCAGATCCTCGTCGGCGTGCGACGGCGCGGGGACCTGGCCGAAGTGCAGGTGATCGACACCGGCATCGGCATCGCCGGCGACAAGCTGAACACGGTGTTCCGCGAATTCACCCGGCTGGACGAAGGCGCGCGCGAGGCGCAGGGCCTCGGCCTCGGCCTTTCCATCGTCGACCGTATCGCCCGCGTGTTGCGCCTCGAGATCAGGCTGTTCTCGAACCAGGGCAAGGGCACGCGTTTCTCGATCGTGCTGCCGGTGGCGGAAGCTGCGGCGGCAGCGCCGGAGATCAAGCCACGCACGATCTCCCGCACCGGCTCGACGCTTGCCGGCTTGACGGTCGCCTGCATCGACAACGACGCCCGCATCCTGGAAGGCATGCGGCTGTTGATCGAAGGCTGGGGCTGTGCGGTCACGACCTTCTCCGGCTCCACTGATTTCCAGGCGAGAGCGGAAAGCGCACCGCAGCCGGACCTTATCCTCGCCGACTACCATCTCGATGGAGAAACCGGGCTGGAGGTCATCGTCCGGCTGCGCCGCCACTATCGCGACGCCATACCGGCGGTGCTGGTGACGGCGGACCGCACCAGCGAAGTGCGCACGGCGGCAGCCGAACTCGATGTTCCAGTCATCAACAAGCCGGTCAAACCGGCAGCGCTGCGCACCATGATGGCGCGCGTGAAGCCATTGGCACCGGCAGCGGAATGA
- the mscL gene encoding large conductance mechanosensitive channel protein MscL produces the protein MLKEFQEFISKGNVMDLAVGVIIGAAFSKIVDSLVNDIIMPIVGAIFGGLDFNDYFFGLSSSVTATTLAEAKKQGAVFAYGSFITVVLNFLILAWIIFLMVKTVNNMRRRLESEKPAPAPAAPPADVALLTEIRDLLAKK, from the coding sequence ATGCTGAAAGAATTTCAGGAGTTCATCTCCAAAGGCAATGTCATGGATCTGGCGGTCGGTGTCATCATCGGCGCCGCCTTCAGCAAGATCGTCGACTCGCTGGTCAACGACATCATCATGCCGATCGTCGGCGCGATCTTCGGCGGCCTCGACTTCAACGACTACTTCTTCGGTCTGTCGTCGTCGGTAACGGCCACGACGCTCGCTGAAGCCAAGAAGCAGGGTGCCGTCTTCGCTTATGGCTCCTTCATTACCGTTGTGCTCAACTTCCTGATCCTCGCCTGGATCATCTTCCTGATGGTCAAGACAGTGAACAACATGCGTCGCCGTCTCGAGAGCGAAAAGCCGGCCCCGGCGCCTGCAGCGCCGCCCGCCGACGTCGCGCTGCTCACCGAGATTCGCGACCTGCTCGCCAAAAAGTAA
- a CDS encoding pyridoxal phosphate-dependent aminotransferase, whose protein sequence is MHLFETLRAEARAAPESGIVAVMNHGRARDGMIPLWAGEGDQPTPAFIADAASRALAGGETFYTWQKGIPEVRQALSHYYERHFGRSFAPEEFILTGSGMHAIQLALDAVAGKGDEAIYLSPAWPNFAAAAGISGAVPVPVVLDLTDNGWTCDVEKIAAAITPRTRAIFVNTPSNPTGWTADHDTLRAILELARARGLWIIADEIYALFHYDGGRAPSFVDVMRDDDRILFVNSFSKNWCMTGWRVGWIKTHPSLQQVFENLIQYSTSGVAQFMQRGAVAALDQGDAFVVGQVAHARQARDLVCDILGRTGKIRFAVPPGAFYLFFSIDGLNDSRAAAFDIVDHANVGLAPGTAFGAGGEKFLRLCFLRRLDQLEEAATRIADWTQRL, encoded by the coding sequence ATGCATTTGTTCGAGACCTTGCGCGCGGAAGCGCGCGCCGCGCCTGAAAGCGGCATTGTCGCCGTCATGAACCATGGTCGCGCCCGTGACGGCATGATCCCGCTGTGGGCAGGCGAGGGCGATCAGCCGACACCTGCCTTCATCGCCGATGCCGCCAGCCGCGCGCTTGCAGGGGGCGAGACCTTCTACACCTGGCAGAAGGGTATCCCGGAAGTGCGGCAGGCACTCAGCCACTATTATGAGCGTCATTTCGGTAGGAGTTTCGCGCCGGAGGAATTCATCCTCACCGGTTCCGGCATGCATGCCATCCAGCTTGCGCTCGATGCCGTTGCTGGCAAGGGCGACGAGGCGATCTATCTGTCGCCGGCCTGGCCGAACTTCGCTGCCGCCGCCGGTATCAGCGGCGCCGTGCCGGTGCCGGTGGTGCTCGACCTCACCGATAATGGCTGGACCTGCGACGTCGAGAAGATCGCGGCGGCCATCACGCCGCGCACGCGGGCGATCTTCGTCAACACGCCATCGAACCCGACCGGCTGGACCGCCGACCACGACACCCTGCGGGCGATCCTGGAACTGGCGCGGGCGAGGGGCCTCTGGATCATCGCCGACGAGATCTATGCGCTGTTCCACTATGATGGCGGCCGGGCCCCGTCGTTCGTCGACGTCATGCGCGATGACGATCGCATCCTCTTCGTCAACAGCTTCTCGAAGAACTGGTGCATGACCGGCTGGCGCGTCGGCTGGATCAAGACGCATCCCTCGCTGCAGCAGGTATTCGAGAACCTGATCCAGTACTCGACCTCGGGGGTAGCGCAGTTCATGCAGCGCGGCGCGGTCGCGGCCCTCGACCAGGGTGACGCCTTCGTCGTCGGCCAGGTTGCGCATGCACGCCAGGCGCGCGACCTTGTCTGCGATATTCTCGGCCGGACCGGCAAGATACGCTTCGCAGTGCCGCCCGGCGCTTTCTACCTGTTCTTTTCGATCGACGGGCTGAACGATTCCCGCGCCGCCGCCTTCGACATCGTCGACCATGCCAATGTCGGCCTGGCGCCGGGCACGGCCTTCGGAGCCGGCGGCGAGAAATTCCTCAGATTGTGCTTCCTGCGTCGACTGGACCAGCTTGAAGAAGCCGCGACGCGCATCGCGGACTGGACGCAGCGCTTGTAA
- a CDS encoding branched-chain amino acid aminotransferase has translation MTAQTTAKPRIELIPHASPTSPEARAALMANPGFGKVFSDHMVTITWSVDRGWHDAQVRARAPFAIDPAAAVLHYAQEIFEGMKAYRTPDGLALFRPEENARRLNLSAERMAMPSIPEDLFIEAVETLVRTDAAWVPEGDGSLYLRPFMFASEAFLGVRPATEYIFCVIASPVGAYFKGGYKAVSVWVSDDYTRAAPGGTGAAKCGGNYAGSLIAQAEATRNGCDQVVFLDAAERRWIEELGGMNVFFVMDDKRIVTPPLGTILPGITRASIMKLAAEAGYTVEERLYGFDEWQADAKSGKLREAFACGTAAVIAGIGTVKFREGSFSIGNSGDGEVTSQLRAKLVGVQRGTVKDDHGWMRSI, from the coding sequence ATGACTGCCCAGACGACAGCAAAGCCGCGCATTGAACTGATACCGCATGCCTCGCCGACTTCGCCGGAAGCGCGCGCCGCGCTGATGGCAAATCCCGGCTTTGGCAAGGTGTTCTCCGACCACATGGTCACGATCACCTGGAGCGTCGATCGCGGCTGGCACGATGCACAGGTCCGCGCACGCGCACCATTCGCCATCGACCCGGCGGCGGCTGTGCTGCACTACGCCCAGGAAATCTTCGAAGGCATGAAGGCCTATCGCACTCCGGACGGGCTGGCACTTTTCCGTCCGGAAGAGAATGCGCGCCGCCTCAACCTGTCGGCCGAACGCATGGCGATGCCGTCCATCCCGGAAGACCTGTTCATCGAAGCAGTCGAGACGCTGGTTCGCACCGACGCCGCCTGGGTTCCGGAAGGCGATGGCAGCCTGTATCTGCGCCCCTTCATGTTCGCCAGCGAAGCCTTCCTCGGCGTGCGCCCGGCCACCGAATACATCTTCTGCGTCATCGCTTCGCCGGTCGGCGCCTATTTCAAGGGCGGCTACAAGGCGGTCAGCGTCTGGGTGTCGGATGACTACACACGCGCGGCACCCGGTGGCACCGGTGCCGCAAAATGCGGTGGCAATTATGCCGGCAGCCTGATCGCCCAGGCTGAAGCCACCCGCAACGGCTGCGACCAGGTCGTCTTCCTCGACGCGGCGGAGCGCCGCTGGATCGAGGAGCTTGGCGGCATGAACGTGTTCTTCGTCATGGACGACAAGCGCATCGTGACCCCGCCGCTCGGCACCATCCTGCCCGGCATCACGCGGGCTTCGATCATGAAGCTCGCTGCCGAGGCCGGCTACACGGTCGAGGAGCGCCTCTACGGCTTCGACGAGTGGCAGGCCGATGCCAAGAGCGGCAAGCTGCGCGAGGCGTTCGCCTGCGGCACAGCTGCCGTCATCGCCGGCATCGGCACGGTGAAGTTCCGTGAAGGCTCGTTCTCGATCGGCAACAGCGGCGACGGCGAGGTCACCTCGCAGCTGCGCGCCAAGCTGGTCGGCGTGCAGCGCGGCACCGTCAAGGACGACCACGGCTGGATGCGCAGCATCTGA